From Lysobacter lycopersici:
TCGCGCCATCGGCAACCGCGCGTTCTCGCCAGATCCGCAGGTCGTCGCCGCGTTCGCGCGTGCCTACGTCGGCGGCATGCACGAGGCCGGCATGGCCGCGACGCTCAAGCATTTCCCGGGGCACGGTTCGGTGCCGGAAGACACGCATTTCGACGCCGCGGTCGACGACCGTTCTCTGGACGAGATGCGTGCCAACGACCTCGTTCCATTCGTCGCCGGCATCGCCGCCGGTGCCGACGCGGTGATGATGGCGCACGTCACCTATCCGCAGGTCGCGCCCGAGCCGGCCGGCTATTCGCCACGCTGGATCGGCGAGATCCTGCGCGATGAAATGAAATTCCGCGGCGTGGTGTTCTCCGACGACATCGGCATGGCCGCGGCGCATTCGGCCGGCGGCACCAAGGCGCGGGTGGAAGCGCACCTCGACGCCGGCTGCGACGTGGTGCTGGTCTGCCATCCGCAGATGGTCGAGGACGCATTGCGTGCGCTCGAAGGCCGCAAGTCCAACACCATGGCGCTGGCCGGACTGATCGGTCGCGGCGCGCTGGGCTGGGACGGCCTGCTCGCCGATGCGCGTTACGAACAGGCACAGTCGCGCATGGGCACGGTTCCGATTGCGACACAGGATGCCGGCGCGACCTCCGGCGCGATCAACGTGGGAGACGTGGCATGACCGCACCCGACTTGCGCGAAGTCCTCGCGACCGCCGAAGTGATCCACGACCGCGCGACGCTGGAAGCGGCGATCGAACGCATGGCCGGCGAAATCGCGGGCGAATACGCCAACGACGCCCGGCCGCCGCTGT
This genomic window contains:
- the nagZ gene encoding beta-N-acetylhexosaminidase, which produces MLQIGVSGHELTARERDWLRHDACAGVVLFARNFASKAQVAELTQSIREAAPRPQLIAVDQEGGRVQRFREGYSALPPLSGFDQLYRRDADVALALAREHAWLMASEIRATGIDISFAPVIDLERGNRAIGNRAFSPDPQVVAAFARAYVGGMHEAGMAATLKHFPGHGSVPEDTHFDAAVDDRSLDEMRANDLVPFVAGIAAGADAVMMAHVTYPQVAPEPAGYSPRWIGEILRDEMKFRGVVFSDDIGMAAAHSAGGTKARVEAHLDAGCDVVLVCHPQMVEDALRALEGRKSNTMALAGLIGRGALGWDGLLADARYEQAQSRMGTVPIATQDAGATSGAINVGDVA